A genomic window from Candidatus Hydrogenedentota bacterium includes:
- the ilvD gene encoding dihydroxy-acid dehydratase, whose product MPTKKPSGHRKYSSNITETPERAASRAMLRAVGFSDADFKKSQVGVASTWSMVTPCNMHIDGLAREAEAGVNAAGGKGVIFNTITISDGISMGTEGMKYSLVSREVIADSIETVAGCEQFDGLVAIGGCDKNMPGCVMAMARLNRPSVFVYGGTILPGCHKGADVDIVSVFEAVGSHARGAINDRELKAIESCAIPGPGACGGMYTANTMASAIEALGMSLPNSSAQAAVSEDKRDDCRRAGAAVMGLIRQNLRPRDIMTRKAFENAITVVMALGGSTNAVLHLIAMAHTAGVKLSLDDFNRIGKRTPVLADLKPSGKYVMNELVKIGGLTPLMKELLGAGLLHGDCVTVTGKTLAQNLRGVKPYPMGQQVVRPLSDPKKKDGHLVILRGNLAEGGAVAKISGNEGTRFSGSARVFDSEEAALKRILDGTVVKGDVIVIRYEGPKGGPGMREMLSPTSAVMGRGLGNDVALITDGRFSGGSHGFVVGHITPEAQEGGAIALVKDGDPITIDAKKQTITLEVPEKELAARRAAWTAPKPRYTRGVLAKYAKLVTSASEGAVTDKNL is encoded by the coding sequence ATGCCGACGAAGAAGCCCTCGGGCCACCGCAAGTATTCCTCGAACATCACCGAGACGCCGGAGCGCGCCGCGAGCCGGGCCATGCTCCGGGCCGTGGGCTTTTCGGACGCGGACTTCAAAAAAAGCCAGGTGGGCGTCGCCTCCACCTGGAGCATGGTCACCCCCTGCAACATGCACATTGACGGGCTGGCCCGCGAGGCGGAGGCGGGCGTGAACGCCGCCGGGGGAAAGGGCGTTATCTTCAACACCATCACCATCTCCGACGGCATCTCAATGGGCACGGAGGGCATGAAGTATTCCCTCGTCTCCCGCGAGGTCATCGCGGACTCCATCGAGACGGTGGCGGGCTGCGAGCAGTTCGACGGCCTGGTCGCCATCGGCGGCTGCGACAAGAACATGCCCGGCTGCGTCATGGCCATGGCGCGCCTGAACCGGCCCTCGGTCTTCGTCTACGGCGGCACCATTCTCCCCGGCTGCCACAAGGGCGCGGACGTGGACATTGTGTCGGTCTTCGAGGCCGTCGGAAGCCACGCCCGCGGCGCCATCAACGACCGCGAACTGAAGGCCATCGAGTCCTGCGCCATCCCCGGCCCGGGCGCCTGCGGCGGCATGTATACCGCCAACACCATGGCCTCGGCCATTGAAGCCCTGGGCATGAGCCTGCCGAACAGCTCGGCCCAGGCCGCCGTGTCCGAGGACAAGCGCGACGACTGCCGCCGCGCCGGCGCCGCCGTGATGGGCCTCATCCGGCAGAACCTGCGCCCGCGCGACATCATGACCCGGAAGGCCTTCGAGAACGCCATCACGGTGGTCATGGCCCTGGGCGGCTCGACGAACGCCGTCCTGCACCTCATCGCCATGGCCCACACGGCGGGCGTGAAGCTCTCCCTGGACGACTTCAACCGCATCGGGAAGCGGACCCCCGTGCTGGCGGACCTCAAGCCCAGCGGGAAATATGTCATGAACGAGCTGGTGAAAATCGGCGGGCTCACGCCGCTGATGAAAGAGCTGCTCGGCGCGGGCCTGCTCCACGGCGACTGCGTCACCGTCACCGGGAAAACTCTCGCGCAGAACCTGCGCGGCGTGAAGCCCTACCCGATGGGGCAGCAGGTCGTGCGGCCCCTCTCCGACCCGAAGAAGAAAGACGGGCACTTGGTGATCCTGCGCGGCAACCTCGCCGAGGGCGGCGCCGTCGCCAAGATTTCCGGGAACGAGGGCACCCGCTTCAGCGGCAGTGCGCGGGTCTTCGACTCGGAGGAGGCGGCCCTGAAACGCATCCTCGACGGCACCGTGGTGAAGGGCGACGTGATCGTCATCCGCTACGAGGGCCCCAAGGGCGGCCCCGGCATGCGCGAGATGCTCTCCCCCACCTCGGCGGTCATGGGGCGCGGCCTCGGCAACGACGTGGCCCTCATCACCGACGGGCGCTTCTCCGGCGGCAGCCACGGCTTCGTCGTCGGCCACATCACCCCCGAGGCGCAGGAGGGCGGCGCCATCGCCCTCGTCAAAGACGGCGACCCGATCACCATTGACGCGAAAAAGCAGACCATCACCCTGGAAGTGCCCGAAAAGGAACTCGCCGCGCGCCGCGCGGCATGGACGGCCCCCAAACCCCGGTACACCCGCGGCGTCCTCGCCAAATACGCCAAACTCGTCACCTCCGCCTCCGAGGGCGCCGTCACGGACAAAAACCTGTAG